A portion of the Sphingobacterium spiritivorum genome contains these proteins:
- a CDS encoding translocation/assembly module TamB domain-containing protein yields MQYKPVQTYLAKKAASYLSKELNASITIQSIYFKPFSSLVLEDLKIKDSIGQTILYTEQLDANVKLTELWQNKITIEKIYSKNTFIDFEIYKDSTNFSFLINYFSPKKKQKKKPSKKMDLVLQSIILENNHLKIVNNTKKHYKYGVDYGNLDITALSGTFNQIKLDSGAVSAVIRKLSLQEKSGLHLKELSANAFYGKKRMEFTDLKLVTNRSRLTDYIKFEYDSLADFSDFMEKVRVKARFRNSFVSSKDIEYFATDMKYVQFDVLIPQANLHGTVADIHAKNTLMRMGRNTELAGDFTVKGLPEINKTVFGFNLTSLKSNAKDLENIIPLLGNMKSFKLPKIVHQLENIAYKGRFDGYYNDFKAHGSFRTALGDLKTESHINLKKGLSYDGHIQSPEFAVHSVVPVKDLGKTGFDLTFDGKGTDFKTLDLRVKGHLERIKFKDYTYNRLDIDGDIADEFLHISGKLDDRNATLAFSTDIDWKKDSPTYLLNAQIENTNLFAINLFKKDTINIHNTSLTTNLQGDNLNNLIGKLEAKDIHFTTSKGTFNIAFLDFDAAGNQEDRNLVLHSDVLDVNLKGEIDLTTIGSYFRSLAMRYAPAIGFETKPYNKQNFDLFLNVKSFNPIASFLDPNLTLEDGATLNANFSSEDYTAQFQAYSPVVRYNGIKLTNLIIEENANQEALALMITADRLNLSDSAYINNINLTNILSKDSLLFNVKLSQQSSPNYLDLNGNILFAHNKPAYINFSPSTVQINREEWNINQDAQVRISKGKVYMENLKLSQGEQEIKVDGAMSDENDKINFAFNNFGLASLDGFTKPMGIAMQGKVNGNLQINSLFKKPYFNADLKTSPIVYNGLPIGQLKLMATYNPEGSLVDLDVDLADGINKQLKLDGTYNIGDDKNAVDISGKLVNTDLIIFQPFLRNLVSDLHGSVSGDISVKGYINKPEISAVTRFKDASFVVNYLKTPYRVSDDEVQVSKNHIVLNNLKIFDPNNHEATANGYIDLNKLSDPRIDVDVSTQNFLVLNTTYKDNNLYYGTAYATGTFKFKGLTSAMKIDIRAKSNENTTFTIPFNSSMTVSESDFIYFISPDSSENRKKNHRNNFQGLSMNMDLNITPDAEVNLQTDLGSLKGRGTGALNLKISSLGDFEMFGDYVVSSGKFNFTAQDFINKIFDMKEGGTIRWAGNPSEAIINLSAVYEQRTSVAPLYNAAGRSSTRDQRVLAQADMILKGNLTKPDISFALTFPQDPYINDELQGYLTDANNVNQQAMSLIVRRSFTPGSSTEFGKEVNNTLLSAGTEIAFNQLNTIISQSLNINFFDLNIRSLNDASASLRFFNDRLIITGGVTDRRNLQLNDLNVFSNEVATDAELSYRLRKDGSLILRASNRLNTRNFLLLGMDNDYISAAGLVYRQEFNSFSEFFKRMIFWRRFEEETNPKKKESQKSTK; encoded by the coding sequence TTGCAATATAAACCCGTACAAACCTATCTTGCAAAAAAAGCAGCATCCTACCTTAGCAAAGAATTAAACGCCTCTATAACCATCCAAAGCATCTACTTTAAACCGTTCTCTTCTCTCGTACTTGAGGATCTCAAAATTAAGGACAGTATCGGACAGACTATTCTCTACACGGAGCAGTTAGATGCAAATGTGAAACTCACGGAGCTTTGGCAGAATAAGATCACCATTGAAAAGATCTATTCCAAAAATACGTTCATTGATTTCGAAATATACAAGGACAGCACGAACTTTTCTTTTCTCATCAACTACTTTTCTCCGAAGAAAAAGCAAAAAAAGAAACCTTCAAAAAAGATGGACCTGGTGCTCCAAAGTATTATTCTGGAAAACAATCATCTGAAAATCGTCAACAACACAAAAAAACATTACAAATACGGGGTAGATTATGGAAATCTGGATATCACAGCCTTATCCGGTACATTTAATCAGATCAAATTAGATTCAGGTGCTGTGAGTGCCGTTATCCGTAAACTCAGCCTGCAGGAAAAATCAGGACTGCATCTAAAGGAACTATCGGCGAATGCCTTCTACGGAAAAAAGAGAATGGAGTTTACCGATCTCAAACTGGTAACCAACCGATCCAGACTTACCGATTATATAAAATTTGAATACGACAGCCTCGCCGACTTCAGTGATTTCATGGAAAAGGTGCGTGTAAAAGCCCGGTTCCGCAACTCATTTGTATCTTCTAAAGACATTGAATATTTTGCTACGGACATGAAATATGTGCAATTCGATGTCCTCATTCCCCAAGCCAATCTTCATGGAACGGTAGCCGATATCCACGCCAAAAATACGCTGATGCGCATGGGCAGAAACACGGAACTTGCTGGAGATTTTACAGTAAAAGGATTGCCGGAAATCAATAAAACTGTATTTGGGTTTAATTTAACCTCCTTAAAAAGTAATGCTAAGGATCTAGAGAACATTATACCACTTCTGGGCAATATGAAGTCTTTCAAACTACCGAAGATCGTTCATCAGCTTGAGAACATTGCGTATAAAGGACGCTTCGATGGATATTACAACGATTTCAAAGCACACGGATCATTTAGAACAGCATTGGGTGACTTAAAAACAGAAAGCCATATTAACCTCAAAAAAGGTCTTTCCTATGACGGCCATATACAATCTCCAGAATTTGCTGTGCACAGCGTAGTACCCGTTAAAGATCTTGGCAAAACCGGATTTGACCTTACATTTGACGGAAAAGGAACAGACTTCAAAACGTTAGATCTAAGGGTAAAGGGTCATCTGGAACGCATAAAATTCAAGGACTATACCTATAACCGGCTGGATATTGACGGCGATATTGCAGATGAATTTTTACATATATCCGGAAAATTAGATGATCGCAATGCTACCCTGGCTTTCAGCACAGATATAGACTGGAAAAAGGACTCTCCTACTTACTTGCTGAATGCGCAGATAGAAAACACCAACTTATTCGCTATCAATCTTTTCAAAAAAGATACTATAAATATCCACAACACAAGTCTGACTACTAATCTGCAGGGCGACAATCTGAATAATCTGATCGGTAAACTGGAAGCAAAAGACATTCATTTTACCACTTCCAAAGGAACGTTCAATATTGCGTTTCTGGATTTTGATGCAGCCGGCAATCAGGAAGATCGTAATCTGGTTTTACATTCGGATGTATTGGATGTAAATCTTAAAGGTGAAATTGATCTTACGACGATCGGATCTTATTTCAGATCCCTCGCCATGCGCTATGCTCCGGCCATAGGATTTGAGACAAAGCCTTACAATAAGCAGAATTTCGATTTATTTCTGAATGTAAAATCATTCAATCCCATTGCCTCTTTCCTGGATCCGAATCTTACATTAGAGGACGGAGCAACCCTCAATGCAAACTTCTCTTCCGAAGATTATACAGCACAGTTTCAGGCATACAGTCCTGTTGTAAGATATAACGGAATAAAGCTCACCAATCTGATTATTGAAGAAAACGCAAATCAGGAAGCCCTGGCTTTAATGATTACGGCCGACCGTCTGAATCTCTCTGACAGTGCGTATATCAACAACATCAATCTGACTAATATCCTTTCTAAAGACAGTCTGCTCTTTAATGTCAAATTATCACAGCAGTCTTCTCCTAATTATCTGGATCTGAACGGGAATATATTATTTGCACATAATAAGCCTGCATATATAAATTTCTCTCCTTCTACAGTTCAGATCAACAGAGAAGAATGGAATATCAATCAGGATGCCCAGGTAAGGATCTCTAAAGGAAAGGTCTACATGGAAAATCTTAAACTGAGTCAGGGGGAGCAGGAGATCAAAGTGGACGGAGCAATGTCCGATGAGAACGACAAGATCAACTTCGCTTTCAATAATTTCGGATTAGCCTCACTGGACGGTTTCACAAAGCCAATGGGTATTGCCATGCAAGGTAAAGTAAACGGTAATCTGCAGATCAATTCATTATTCAAAAAACCGTATTTTAATGCCGATCTCAAGACTAGCCCCATCGTATACAACGGATTGCCGATCGGCCAGTTGAAACTAATGGCAACCTATAATCCGGAAGGAAGTCTGGTCGATCTGGATGTAGATCTGGCAGACGGAATAAATAAACAGCTTAAACTGGATGGCACCTATAATATCGGGGATGATAAAAATGCGGTTGATATTTCAGGTAAACTCGTCAATACCGATTTAATTATATTTCAACCGTTTTTACGGAATCTGGTTTCCGATTTACATGGTTCTGTATCCGGAGATATCAGTGTAAAAGGCTATATCAATAAGCCGGAAATAAGTGCTGTCACACGTTTTAAAGATGCATCCTTTGTTGTTAATTATCTGAAGACACCTTACAGAGTCTCGGATGATGAAGTACAGGTATCCAAAAATCATATCGTACTCAACAATCTGAAAATATTTGATCCTAACAATCACGAAGCAACAGCCAACGGTTATATTGATCTGAATAAACTTTCCGATCCGCGAATAGATGTAGATGTCAGCACGCAGAATTTTCTTGTCCTCAATACTACGTATAAAGACAACAATCTCTATTATGGTACAGCATATGCCACGGGTACATTTAAATTCAAAGGACTCACCTCCGCTATGAAAATTGATATTCGTGCCAAATCCAATGAGAATACAACATTTACGATACCATTCAATAGTTCGATGACTGTCTCGGAGAGCGACTTTATATATTTTATCAGTCCCGATTCATCAGAAAACCGTAAAAAGAACCATCGCAACAACTTTCAGGGGTTGAGTATGAATATGGACCTGAATATAACCCCCGATGCAGAAGTCAATCTGCAGACAGATCTGGGGTCATTAAAAGGAAGAGGTACAGGCGCTCTAAATCTGAAGATATCCAGTCTGGGTGATTTTGAAATGTTCGGCGATTATGTAGTGAGTTCGGGCAAGTTCAACTTTACAGCACAGGATTTTATCAATAAGATTTTTGATATGAAAGAAGGCGGAACTATCCGTTGGGCCGGGAATCCGAGTGAGGCGATAATCAACCTCAGTGCCGTGTATGAACAAAGAACGTCAGTAGCTCCCCTGTATAATGCGGCAGGCCGTTCATCGACCAGAGATCAACGCGTGCTTGCGCAGGCAGATATGATCCTGAAAGGAAATCTCACCAAACCAGATATAAGTTTTGCATTGACCTTTCCACAGGATCCGTACATCAATGATGAACTTCAGGGATACCTGACAGATGCCAACAATGTCAATCAGCAAGCTATGAGTCTTATTGTAAGGCGCAGCTTTACACCAGGATCGTCCACAGAATTTGGAAAAGAAGTGAACAACACTTTGCTATCAGCAGGAACTGAGATTGCGTTCAATCAGTTGAATACAATTATTTCGCAATCGCTGAACATCAACTTCTTTGATCTTAATATTCGTTCCCTTAATGACGCTTCGGCATCTCTGCGCTTCTTTAATGACAGACTCATCATTACAGGTGGTGTTACAGACAGAAGAAATCTGCAACTCAACGATTTGAATGTATTCTCCAATGAAGTTGCGACAGACGCTGAACTTTCCTATCGTCTGCGTAAAGATGGAAGTCTGATCCTGCGGGCATCTAACCGGCTTAATACACGAAATTTCCTTCTGTTAGGGATGGACAATGATTACATCAGCGCCGCAGGATTGGTCTACAGACAAGAATTCAACAGCTTTTCCGAATTTTTCAAACGCATGATATTCTGGAGACGATTTGAAGAAGAAACCAATCCTAAGAAAAAAGAATCTCAAAAATCCACTAAATAA
- the tig gene encoding trigger factor, protein MKVSHKKIDDINANITVDLAPEDYNPQVDKAIKDQAKKAKLPGFRPGMVPTGHIRRTYGKSILFDEVNKVVNDKIAEYISENKLEVLGQPLPIDEEVNYNWDFKDSFNFTYEIGLAPEFETPFTKETEFTEYDIKADTETLESRIKNLRRSYGKMTNPEVSEEGDVLYATLKQEGEEGIEKTTSVRTDIIEDPKIKKSLSGLKKDDTVKIDVKKAFKAADLARILGITEEEAEAIAPAKFELTVKNINRLEESELNQEFFDKLFPAGEVTTEEVFKEKVTEEVENLFKQNSAQKLRNDLYTFGMEKVDVKFPEEFLKRWLKATNPNITEQELEEGFADFINNLKWTIIENRIVTANNLEVKYDEVINLAKERIYAQIKMYNINEEPADEQLSQYAIQMLQDREQANRLFEEAKALKVFDHLKTVVKLKSKKIDYDKFEKLA, encoded by the coding sequence ATGAAAGTTTCTCACAAGAAGATTGACGACATCAACGCTAACATCACAGTAGATTTAGCACCAGAAGATTACAACCCACAGGTTGATAAGGCAATAAAAGATCAGGCTAAAAAAGCTAAATTACCAGGTTTCCGTCCGGGAATGGTTCCTACTGGTCATATCAGAAGAACATACGGTAAATCAATCTTATTTGACGAAGTCAATAAGGTGGTGAATGATAAAATTGCAGAGTATATTTCAGAAAACAAACTGGAAGTATTGGGACAACCTCTTCCAATTGATGAAGAAGTAAACTACAACTGGGATTTCAAAGATTCGTTCAACTTCACTTATGAAATTGGTTTAGCACCTGAATTTGAAACTCCTTTCACTAAAGAAACTGAATTCACAGAATACGATATCAAAGCTGATACGGAAACATTAGAATCCCGTATCAAGAATCTTCGTCGCAGCTACGGAAAAATGACAAATCCTGAAGTATCAGAAGAAGGAGATGTATTGTACGCTACGTTAAAACAAGAAGGTGAAGAGGGTATCGAAAAAACTACATCCGTTCGTACAGATATCATCGAAGACCCTAAGATCAAAAAATCTTTGTCAGGTCTTAAAAAAGATGATACCGTAAAGATTGATGTGAAAAAAGCTTTCAAGGCAGCTGATTTAGCTCGTATTTTGGGTATTACTGAAGAAGAAGCTGAAGCAATTGCACCTGCTAAATTCGAATTGACTGTTAAAAATATCAACCGTCTTGAAGAATCGGAATTGAATCAGGAATTCTTTGATAAATTATTCCCTGCAGGTGAAGTAACTACAGAGGAAGTTTTCAAAGAAAAAGTAACAGAAGAAGTTGAGAACTTGTTCAAACAAAATTCTGCTCAGAAACTGCGTAACGATCTTTATACTTTCGGTATGGAGAAAGTTGATGTGAAATTCCCTGAAGAATTCCTGAAAAGATGGTTGAAAGCAACTAATCCTAACATCACTGAACAAGAGCTGGAAGAAGGTTTTGCTGACTTCATCAATAACCTGAAATGGACTATTATTGAAAACCGTATCGTTACTGCTAACAACTTAGAAGTAAAATATGATGAGGTTATCAATCTTGCTAAAGAACGTATCTACGCTCAAATCAAGATGTATAACATCAATGAAGAGCCTGCTGATGAGCAATTGTCACAATATGCTATTCAGATGTTGCAGGACAGAGAGCAGGCTAACCGTCTGTTCGAAGAGGCAAAAGCTCTTAAAGTATTCGATCACCTGAAAACAGTTGTAAAATTGAAATCAAAGAAAATCGATTACGATAAATTTGAAAAATTAGCATAA
- a CDS encoding energy transducer TonB — translation MLGSKLNIYKKEWLEVIFQGRNQSYGAYELRQLSPRATNYGIAIVSTVVLLCSMGKFAYDHMPREQYVAPVMEVTPVRLDDLVEKIPEEKIEDPLPAENQPKQIAQDPPAVDLIRFPEPTVVDARKAKEDVAAQDDFKDDKKSPARLTLKAMPGGAAIARGEFGDKKKDGEITGKGSGTLSGGDDKVHDMVALEIQPEPVGGIKAFMKWVGDNYQYPSAALEQGVNGVVMVSFVIEKDGSLTDIKVGRDLNFGTGDAAVALLKKARKWSPGIQNGRPVRVAYSLPIRLNTIQQ, via the coding sequence ATGTTAGGATCTAAATTAAATATTTACAAAAAGGAATGGCTGGAAGTGATCTTTCAAGGTCGGAATCAGTCCTATGGTGCTTACGAGCTTCGTCAGTTGTCTCCAAGGGCTACAAATTATGGAATTGCAATCGTGTCTACAGTTGTGTTGTTATGTAGTATGGGCAAATTTGCTTATGATCATATGCCCCGGGAGCAATATGTTGCACCTGTGATGGAAGTTACTCCTGTGAGGCTTGATGATTTGGTTGAAAAGATTCCGGAGGAAAAGATTGAAGATCCGCTTCCGGCAGAAAATCAGCCTAAACAGATTGCTCAGGACCCTCCGGCTGTAGATCTCATCCGGTTTCCGGAACCGACTGTAGTAGATGCCAGAAAAGCAAAAGAAGATGTCGCTGCTCAGGACGATTTTAAAGACGATAAGAAATCCCCTGCACGTCTTACATTGAAAGCAATGCCTGGCGGTGCGGCTATCGCAAGAGGAGAGTTTGGCGATAAGAAAAAAGATGGCGAGATAACAGGAAAAGGATCAGGTACACTGAGCGGGGGAGACGATAAAGTACATGATATGGTGGCTCTGGAAATTCAACCCGAACCAGTAGGAGGTATCAAAGCTTTTATGAAATGGGTTGGAGACAATTATCAGTATCCTTCTGCAGCACTTGAACAAGGTGTCAATGGTGTAGTGATGGTGTCCTTTGTGATTGAGAAAGATGGTAGTCTGACGGATATTAAAGTTGGGCGCGATCTGAATTTCGGAACCGGAGATGCTGCAGTCGCCTTACTGAAAAAGGCCAGAAAGTGGAGTCCCGGAATACAGAATGGCCGTCCGGTAAGGGTTGCCTATTCGCTTCCGATCCGCCTGAATACTATACAACAATAA
- the tsaD gene encoding tRNA (adenosine(37)-N6)-threonylcarbamoyltransferase complex transferase subunit TsaD — protein MAIILGIESSCDETSASICIDGEIKSNIIAGQAVHAKYGGVVPELASRAHQQNIIPTVDQAIREAKIHKNEIDAVAFTRGPGLLGSLLVGTSFAKSFALARNIPLIDINHMQAHILAHFIEDPKPSFPFLCLTVSGGHTQIVLVKDYFEMELLGETLDDAAGEAFDKTAKILQLPYPGGPLVDKYAQEGNPDAFALPEPQIADLNFSFSGLKTAILYLVQKHEKENPDFLQENLKDVCASVQARIVSILLNKVKKAAKQTGIKDIAIAGGVSANSGLRSALLAMGERYKWNVFIPKFEYCTDNAAMIAIAGYHKYLKQDFVGQEVAPLARLHL, from the coding sequence ATGGCCATTATTTTGGGTATCGAATCTTCATGTGATGAAACATCAGCATCCATATGTATAGACGGTGAAATTAAGTCAAATATTATTGCCGGACAGGCCGTTCATGCAAAATACGGAGGAGTAGTTCCCGAACTTGCATCACGTGCGCACCAGCAAAATATCATTCCTACGGTAGATCAAGCTATACGTGAAGCAAAAATACACAAAAATGAGATAGATGCAGTAGCTTTTACACGTGGACCGGGATTATTAGGGTCACTTTTAGTCGGTACTTCTTTCGCAAAGTCTTTCGCATTGGCCCGAAATATTCCGTTGATTGATATCAATCATATGCAGGCTCATATTTTAGCTCATTTTATTGAAGATCCCAAACCTTCTTTTCCATTTTTATGTCTTACCGTTTCGGGGGGTCATACACAAATTGTGTTGGTAAAGGATTACTTTGAAATGGAGTTGCTTGGCGAAACTCTGGACGATGCCGCAGGAGAGGCTTTTGATAAAACTGCCAAAATTCTGCAACTTCCCTACCCCGGAGGACCGTTGGTAGACAAATATGCACAGGAAGGAAATCCGGATGCGTTTGCACTTCCTGAACCTCAGATTGCTGATCTGAATTTTAGTTTTTCAGGACTCAAAACTGCTATTCTCTATCTTGTACAGAAGCACGAAAAAGAAAACCCTGATTTTCTTCAGGAAAATCTTAAGGATGTATGTGCCTCTGTTCAGGCCAGAATTGTTTCTATATTGCTGAATAAAGTCAAAAAAGCCGCAAAGCAGACAGGTATCAAAGATATAGCAATTGCAGGTGGGGTTTCTGCTAATTCCGGTCTGCGTAGCGCTTTGTTGGCAATGGGTGAACGCTACAAGTGGAATGTGTTTATCCCTAAATTTGAATATTGTACAGATAACGCAGCAATGATAGCTATTGCAGGTTATCACAAATATCTTAAACAGGATTTTGTAGGTCAGGAAGTAGCGCCTTTAGCGCGTTTGCATCTGTAG
- a CDS encoding glycosyltransferase family 4 protein, whose protein sequence is MEVLFVSHKYPPSTGGMQKQSYELITGMYRHCTVHQIVFKGDEHILHFFLMLQRRILQKCQEHPAISVIHFNDGLLAAFCLFHRKYPYLKKSLTLHGLDVVFPNKLFQKKILPKFNRYHQFIAVSKATATAAIKRGLDPKKMIVIANGVDDQTPATPVRQADSGTTTLPTYIIALGRPVKRKGFSWFIKEVLPHLHQSIELIIVGPFQKKKPFLESLLAVFPKNLSEQILLFLGYPSDESAIRKLYLEGNSTTRFRHLGKLPSEELQQYLNRSLAFVMPNIPVAGDMEGFGLVCLEACQAGTLVLAADIDGIPQAIQHQKNGLLLSPQDADAWIQLINSLHHNPKKRDQMIPLFQTFTSQNYGWDIMVQHYFKAFQSLDSASN, encoded by the coding sequence ATGGAAGTCTTATTCGTCAGTCATAAATATCCGCCCAGTACAGGGGGCATGCAAAAGCAAAGTTACGAACTGATCACAGGCATGTACAGACATTGCACCGTTCACCAGATTGTTTTTAAAGGGGACGAACATATCCTTCATTTTTTTCTGATGCTGCAGCGAAGAATTTTACAGAAATGCCAGGAGCACCCGGCTATTTCTGTTATACATTTTAATGATGGATTACTAGCCGCCTTCTGTTTGTTTCACCGCAAATATCCGTATCTGAAAAAATCATTGACCTTACACGGATTAGATGTAGTCTTTCCAAATAAACTGTTCCAGAAGAAGATATTACCAAAATTCAACCGCTACCATCAGTTTATAGCCGTGAGCAAAGCAACTGCCACAGCCGCAATAAAACGGGGATTGGACCCCAAGAAAATGATTGTGATTGCTAACGGAGTAGATGACCAGACGCCTGCAACTCCTGTACGACAGGCGGATTCCGGAACAACAACGCTGCCTACCTATATAATCGCACTTGGACGTCCGGTCAAAAGAAAAGGATTTTCATGGTTTATCAAAGAGGTACTCCCGCACCTGCATCAATCCATTGAACTCATCATCGTTGGTCCGTTTCAAAAAAAGAAACCATTTTTAGAAAGTCTACTGGCTGTATTTCCAAAAAATCTAAGTGAACAGATTTTATTATTTCTGGGGTATCCTTCTGATGAAAGTGCCATCCGTAAACTTTATTTGGAAGGTAACAGTACCACGAGATTCCGGCATCTCGGCAAGCTCCCTTCTGAAGAATTACAACAGTACCTTAACCGTTCTCTGGCTTTTGTCATGCCAAATATTCCGGTAGCAGGAGATATGGAAGGCTTCGGACTGGTCTGTCTGGAAGCCTGTCAGGCCGGTACTCTGGTACTCGCAGCAGATATTGATGGAATACCTCAGGCGATACAGCATCAGAAAAATGGTTTGTTATTATCCCCGCAGGATGCTGATGCGTGGATTCAACTGATCAACTCCCTTCATCATAATCCAAAAAAGCGAGATCAGATGATCCCGCTTTTTCAGACTTTTACATCCCAAAATTATGGATGGGATATTATGGTACAACATTATTTTAAAGCCTTTCAGTCTCTTGATTCAGCAAGTAATTAA
- a CDS encoding lysylphosphatidylglycerol synthase transmembrane domain-containing protein: MTAKVFKILGIIIVVGCLVLFLVQTDFKMLANTLNQVGYRFIILILITGIAYILGTVGWYYCMAPSGQRISLWRLFFVRQVGETIGLFNPTNVIGGDLFKVHMLRSEHLSKDEVTHSVFLSRVMAILSQLLLLAAVLCWYSLNLMQNNGATVIYMAGLILTVLILGGIVSSLLYITKKRASRMLTSEPVNKLNFWLKIKSRITHTLHQTSVFYQLYPAYFWYSFFCFTLHWIVGSLEFYVILRLLGANVSPMDGLFIDMGVIIVKSLGAFIPGQIGIEELGNKIMLSGIGLTGIAVWISASVLRRARQLVWTFISLICYFLFYKFNGSLIRQS; the protein is encoded by the coding sequence ATGACTGCAAAAGTTTTTAAAATCCTTGGAATTATAATTGTCGTCGGCTGTCTGGTTCTTTTTTTAGTACAGACAGATTTTAAGATGCTGGCGAACACCTTAAATCAGGTGGGGTACCGGTTTATCATCTTGATTTTGATAACTGGAATAGCTTATATTCTGGGAACTGTTGGCTGGTATTATTGTATGGCACCATCTGGTCAACGGATTTCACTGTGGAGACTGTTTTTTGTTAGACAGGTTGGGGAGACAATCGGACTTTTTAATCCCACTAATGTTATAGGAGGAGATCTTTTTAAGGTACATATGCTTCGAAGCGAACATCTTTCTAAAGATGAGGTCACACATTCTGTTTTTTTATCCCGTGTCATGGCCATTCTGTCACAGCTACTTCTTTTGGCGGCCGTACTTTGCTGGTATAGTCTGAACCTCATGCAAAATAACGGAGCTACGGTAATCTATATGGCAGGTCTGATCCTGACTGTACTTATTCTCGGTGGGATTGTATCCTCTCTGCTATATATTACAAAAAAAAGAGCCTCCCGAATGCTAACCTCAGAACCTGTCAATAAATTGAATTTTTGGTTGAAGATTAAATCCCGTATTACCCATACCCTGCACCAGACTTCTGTATTTTATCAACTTTATCCCGCTTACTTTTGGTATTCCTTTTTCTGTTTCACCCTACACTGGATCGTTGGTTCACTGGAGTTCTATGTCATTCTTAGATTATTAGGGGCAAATGTATCTCCTATGGACGGACTGTTTATCGATATGGGTGTTATTATTGTAAAAAGTCTGGGGGCTTTTATTCCAGGGCAGATTGGCATAGAAGAACTTGGAAATAAAATTATGTTATCCGGTATCGGACTTACGGGCATAGCCGTATGGATAAGTGCCAGTGTCCTGCGTCGGGCAAGACAACTGGTGTGGACATTTATTTCACTTATCTGCTATTTCCTATTTTATAAATTCAATGGAAGTCTTATTCGTCAGTCATAA
- a CDS encoding energy transducer TonB encodes MKLLLALFFVCCYSAGNAQQNLVNYFKKNNGPAKKENAYYYRVLSIPESKLDTIFIKEFYVNGNKPKLTAKTKKIQNPTTYYGNVYRYYENGNLASKEFYSTDGIAIDSAFYYYPEGQLKDVWYYNSVYENDKTKVKDSLYIKHFDTTGKLVLKDGNGSATSYWDKDTEAGEYVNHKKNGLWKGTFNDKKYRFEEEYNAGKLVKGTTYDSLNNETLYTQQEIAPEYPGGIRSLMQKVANTFKYSREMMDNNINGTVIISFVVRKDGKVDNIEIEKDLGYGSGEAGVRVVENLRKWSPGIQRGIPVNVRYRLPIRLNIQ; translated from the coding sequence ATGAAATTATTACTTGCTCTATTTTTCGTGTGTTGTTATTCTGCTGGTAATGCACAACAGAATTTAGTTAATTACTTTAAGAAAAATAACGGACCGGCAAAAAAAGAAAATGCGTATTACTATAGAGTATTGAGTATCCCTGAAAGCAAATTAGATACTATTTTTATAAAAGAGTTCTATGTGAACGGGAATAAACCAAAATTGACTGCTAAAACAAAAAAGATCCAGAACCCGACTACCTATTATGGAAATGTGTATCGCTACTATGAAAACGGAAATCTGGCCTCTAAAGAGTTTTACAGTACAGATGGTATAGCAATAGATTCCGCATTCTATTATTATCCGGAAGGTCAACTCAAAGATGTATGGTATTACAATTCGGTCTATGAAAATGATAAGACAAAAGTAAAAGACTCACTTTACATCAAACACTTTGACACGACAGGCAAGTTAGTGCTAAAAGATGGTAACGGATCTGCAACCTCCTATTGGGATAAAGATACAGAGGCAGGAGAATATGTAAATCATAAGAAAAACGGTCTGTGGAAAGGCACATTCAATGATAAAAAATACCGCTTTGAAGAAGAGTACAATGCCGGTAAACTGGTAAAAGGAACAACTTATGATTCCTTAAATAATGAGACGCTTTATACACAACAGGAAATAGCTCCTGAATATCCCGGTGGTATCAGAAGTCTGATGCAAAAAGTCGCCAACACCTTTAAATATTCCCGTGAAATGATGGATAATAACATTAACGGAACTGTCATCATCTCTTTTGTGGTCAGAAAAGACGGTAAGGTTGACAATATCGAAATTGAGAAAGACTTAGGATATGGATCAGGAGAAGCCGGTGTAAGAGTAGTAGAAAATCTCAGAAAATGGTCACCTGGAATACAAAGAGGAATTCCGGTCAATGTCAGGTACCGACTTCCCATCCGATTAAATATACAATAA